Proteins found in one Polyangiaceae bacterium genomic segment:
- a CDS encoding acetate--CoA ligase family protein, which yields MIGASRRRGTIAGEIFHNLLANDFAGAVYPVNPTAAVVQSVKAYPTVGDIPDEVDLALLVVPRDKVLAAVEECGQKGVRALVVISAGFGETGAEGRALQDAITRKVRGYGMRMVGPNCLGILNTAEDVRLDATFAPTWPPAGNVAFSSQSGALGLAILDYARDLGIGVRQFVSMGNKADVSGNDLVSYWGADPTVKVILLYLESLGNPRRFMDLSRKVSRVKPIVVVKSGRTEAGARAASSHTGALAGLDVAVDALLGQAGVIRTDTIEELFDMAMLLGNQPVPKGSRVAILTNAGGPGIMASDACESRGLSLPRLSPKTEQALLEFLPPEASVKNPVDMIASAPASSYERALGLLLADEQIDAVLVLFVPPIVTEPAAVATAIRQGAAGAEKPVLTCFMGTHGVPEALSSLREGRFPSYAFPEAAAIALSRAVSYGRWLARPAGEVPELADVTPERAQPVLKDVSDEGRWLDASEVNELLGAYGIAMPATRFATTMREAGEAAEAIGFPVALKLMSREITHKSDVSGVVLGLLRREAVEDAFAGLRMRLAEQGLDSKMDGVVVQAMAQRGLETFVGVTHDAQFGPLIGFGMGGVSVEVWKDVVFRVPPLTDLDAREMLDGIRGSCLLDGFRGEPPADREALVDTLLRISRLVADVPEILELDINPLIALPPGSGVLAVDARIRIAKSEPSPSRR from the coding sequence GTGATCGGCGCTTCTCGCCGTCGCGGAACCATCGCAGGGGAGATCTTCCACAACCTTCTGGCCAACGACTTCGCGGGCGCGGTGTATCCCGTGAATCCCACGGCCGCCGTGGTGCAGTCCGTGAAGGCGTACCCCACCGTGGGCGACATCCCCGACGAGGTGGATCTGGCTCTCCTGGTGGTGCCGCGGGACAAGGTGCTCGCCGCCGTGGAGGAGTGCGGGCAGAAAGGCGTGCGAGCGCTGGTGGTGATCAGCGCCGGCTTCGGCGAGACGGGTGCGGAGGGGCGCGCGCTGCAGGACGCGATCACCCGCAAGGTGCGCGGCTACGGCATGCGCATGGTGGGGCCGAACTGCCTCGGCATCTTGAACACCGCGGAAGACGTGCGGCTGGATGCGACCTTCGCGCCCACTTGGCCGCCGGCGGGCAACGTCGCGTTCTCTTCGCAGTCCGGCGCACTGGGCCTGGCAATTCTCGACTACGCGCGGGATCTCGGCATCGGCGTGCGGCAGTTCGTGAGCATGGGCAACAAGGCGGACGTGTCCGGCAACGATCTGGTGTCGTACTGGGGCGCGGATCCCACGGTGAAGGTGATCTTGCTGTACCTCGAGAGCCTCGGGAATCCGCGGCGCTTCATGGATCTTTCCCGCAAGGTGAGCCGAGTGAAGCCCATCGTGGTGGTCAAGAGCGGTCGCACGGAAGCCGGCGCGCGGGCGGCGTCGTCTCACACCGGAGCGCTGGCGGGGCTCGACGTTGCGGTGGACGCGCTGCTCGGTCAGGCGGGCGTGATCCGCACCGACACCATAGAAGAGCTGTTCGACATGGCCATGCTGCTCGGCAACCAGCCGGTGCCCAAGGGATCGCGGGTGGCCATCCTCACCAACGCCGGCGGCCCCGGCATCATGGCGTCGGACGCGTGCGAGAGTCGTGGCCTGTCGCTACCGCGCCTGTCTCCCAAGACCGAGCAGGCGCTGCTCGAGTTCTTGCCGCCGGAGGCGTCGGTGAAGAATCCGGTGGACATGATCGCCAGCGCACCGGCGTCGTCCTACGAACGCGCTCTCGGGCTGTTGCTGGCAGACGAGCAGATCGACGCCGTGCTGGTGCTGTTCGTGCCGCCCATCGTGACCGAGCCCGCGGCCGTGGCCACGGCCATCCGTCAGGGCGCGGCCGGCGCCGAAAAGCCCGTGCTCACTTGCTTCATGGGGACGCACGGCGTGCCGGAGGCGCTGTCGTCCCTGCGGGAAGGGCGCTTTCCGTCCTACGCGTTCCCGGAGGCAGCGGCCATCGCGCTGTCGCGGGCCGTGAGCTACGGCCGCTGGCTGGCGCGCCCCGCGGGTGAGGTGCCGGAGCTCGCCGACGTGACGCCGGAGCGCGCTCAGCCCGTGCTGAAGGACGTGTCGGATGAAGGCCGCTGGCTCGACGCCAGCGAGGTGAACGAGCTGCTCGGGGCTTACGGCATCGCCATGCCGGCGACGCGCTTTGCCACCACCATGCGCGAGGCCGGCGAGGCGGCGGAGGCCATCGGCTTTCCCGTCGCTCTCAAGTTGATGAGCCGGGAGATCACCCACAAGTCCGACGTGAGCGGCGTGGTGCTGGGCCTCTTGCGGCGAGAAGCCGTGGAAGACGCGTTCGCGGGGCTCCGCATGCGTCTCGCGGAGCAGGGGCTCGACTCCAAGATGGACGGCGTCGTGGTGCAAGCGATGGCACAGCGGGGCCTCGAGACCTTCGTGGGCGTGACCCACGACGCGCAGTTCGGCCCCCTGATCGGCTTCGGGATGGGCGGCGTCTCGGTCGAGGTCTGGAAGGACGTGGTGTTCCGCGTGCCTCCGCTCACGGATCTGGATGCTCGAGAAATGCTCGACGGTATCCGCGGCTCCTGCTTGTTGGATGGCTTCCGCGGTGAGCCGCCGGCCGACCGGGAGGCGCTGGTGGACACGCTCCTGCGGATCTCCCGGCTGGTAGCGGACGTGCCGGAGATCCTGGAGCTCGACATCAATCCGCTGATCGCGCTTCCCCCCGGGAGCGGCGTGCTGGCGGTGGACGCTCGCATCCGCATCGCCAAATCCGAGCCGTCACCCTCGCGCCGCTGA